Proteins encoded together in one Lysinibacter cavernae window:
- a CDS encoding TRIC cation channel family protein gives MLNTSFSIPLWGDLLAVGIGSLQGAMFAAGFKRIDLLGVAIIGIATGLGGGLLRDILLGVSPIAFQSNPYLITATLAALAGMLLQRVVTKLDPVITVLDALTIGLFAAIGTTKSLSLGLPIVPSILIGCVSAVGGSMLRDLLLSMPIALMHVGSLYAVAAIAGSGVLVLCLVLGVQVTVAAGVCVVVTFVIRLLAVRYGWSLPEQRALSRIRRKRREAAEDARVTTGSSRPMSLRRRRILDTPAGHGSQGHGASGLDGRTPTTSIPVVRPSAARPPTSSIKVIRQRKDGQPPTGSTPRPQS, from the coding sequence GTGCTTAACACCAGCTTCTCAATCCCCCTCTGGGGCGACCTCCTTGCCGTCGGAATCGGCAGCCTCCAAGGTGCAATGTTCGCGGCCGGATTTAAGCGCATCGACCTGCTCGGCGTCGCCATTATTGGCATCGCGACTGGGCTCGGCGGAGGCCTCCTCCGCGACATCCTGCTCGGCGTCAGCCCCATTGCGTTCCAGAGCAATCCGTACCTCATCACGGCGACGCTGGCCGCCCTTGCTGGCATGCTCCTGCAGCGCGTGGTCACCAAACTCGACCCCGTTATTACCGTCCTCGACGCCCTCACGATTGGGCTGTTTGCCGCCATCGGAACCACAAAATCACTCTCGCTTGGGCTGCCCATTGTGCCCTCCATCCTCATCGGATGCGTCTCAGCCGTTGGCGGCTCAATGCTGCGCGACCTCCTCCTCAGCATGCCCATCGCACTCATGCATGTTGGTTCGCTCTACGCCGTCGCGGCCATCGCCGGCTCAGGCGTCCTCGTACTGTGCCTCGTCCTCGGCGTGCAGGTAACGGTCGCCGCAGGCGTCTGCGTCGTGGTCACGTTTGTCATCCGCCTGCTGGCTGTGCGCTACGGCTGGAGCCTCCCTGAACAGCGCGCGCTCAGCCGCATCCGGCGCAAACGCCGCGAAGCCGCAGAGGATGCCAGGGTCACCACCGGCAGCTCGCGCCCAATGTCGCTGCGCCGTCGCCGCATCCTCGACACGCCAGCGGGCCACGGCAGTCAAGGGCACGGCGCGTCCGGGCTGGATGGCCGAACCCCAACAACCAGCATCCCCGTTGTGCGCCCCTCGGCCGCCCGTCCACCAACCTCAAGCATCAAAGTCATCCGGCAGCGCAAGGACGGGCAACCACCAACGGGAAGCACGCCAAGGCCCCAATCGTAG
- a CDS encoding DUF1801 domain-containing protein, which produces MNANPDSVVEQVFTSYPVGIREPLLELRALIIEVAAATEGVGPLTETLKWGQPSYLTEQSKSGTTVRIDQFDEGHVAVLVNCQTTLIETARIAFPDLTYSKSRAIVLPTSDELPRDELGLFIAMALTYKLRK; this is translated from the coding sequence ATGAACGCGAACCCGGACAGCGTCGTCGAACAGGTCTTCACGTCCTATCCTGTCGGGATTCGAGAGCCTCTGCTCGAACTGCGCGCACTTATCATCGAAGTGGCCGCGGCAACCGAGGGCGTGGGCCCACTCACCGAAACGCTCAAATGGGGCCAGCCGAGCTACCTGACCGAGCAGAGCAAGTCCGGCACAACCGTGCGCATTGACCAGTTTGACGAGGGCCATGTAGCCGTGCTGGTGAATTGCCAGACGACACTCATCGAGACCGCTCGCATCGCATTTCCAGACCTGACTTACTCCAAGAGCCGTGCGATCGTCCTGCCAACGAGCGATGAACTCCCCCGAGACGAATTGGGGCTTTTCATCGCCATGGCGCTCACCTACAAGCTTCGCAAGTAG
- the leuA gene encoding 2-isopropylmalate synthase: MENTQKSSGMPIHKYRPFHEQITVDLPDRTWPSKRITEAPRWCAVDLRDGNQALIDPMTPDRKRIMFDLLVQMGYKEIEVGFPSASQTDFDFVRSLIEENAIPDDVTIQVLTQAREHLIKRTYESIIGAKRAIVHLYNSTSVLQRDVVFRTDVEGVKKIAVEGAKMCVASEAIADGTEIYYEYSPESYTGTELEVAVEICNAVLEVFEPTPERKVILNLPSTVEMATPNVYADSIEWMGRHINHRENVIISLHPHNDRGTGVAAAELGYMAGADRIEGCLFGNGERTGNVDLVALGLNLFTQGIDPQIDFSNLDEIRSKAEYCTQLRVPERSPWAGDLVYTAFSGSHQDAIKKGFERMAADAEAAGVTVDDIEWAVPYLPIDPRDVGRSYEAVIRVNSQSGKGGVAYLLKTDHSLDLPRRLQVEFSSVVQGKTDTEGGEFTSDQIWSVFQDEYLPAPIEQSHAKWGRYEITRTSSSSEPNGATSLSVALRVNDEAVTIESSGNGPVDAFIAGMREQGHDITLYDYVEHAMSEGGDAVAAAYVDLSVDGHRLWGVGIDPDITTATLKAIVSSINRSIRVNEQNLVGASA; encoded by the coding sequence ATGGAAAACACCCAAAAATCTTCTGGAATGCCAATCCACAAGTACCGCCCGTTTCATGAGCAGATCACGGTAGACCTGCCTGACCGCACGTGGCCCTCGAAGCGCATCACCGAGGCACCCCGCTGGTGTGCGGTTGACCTGCGCGACGGCAACCAGGCGCTCATCGACCCGATGACCCCAGATCGCAAGCGCATCATGTTCGACCTGCTCGTACAGATGGGCTACAAAGAGATCGAGGTTGGCTTCCCGAGTGCGAGCCAGACCGACTTCGACTTCGTCCGCAGCCTCATCGAAGAGAACGCGATTCCTGACGACGTCACCATCCAGGTCCTGACTCAGGCGCGCGAGCACCTCATTAAGCGCACCTATGAATCGATTATTGGCGCCAAGCGCGCGATCGTTCACCTCTACAACTCCACGAGTGTGCTGCAGCGCGATGTTGTGTTCCGCACCGATGTTGAGGGCGTCAAGAAGATTGCCGTCGAGGGCGCCAAAATGTGTGTGGCCTCCGAGGCCATCGCCGACGGAACCGAGATTTACTACGAATACTCACCAGAGAGCTACACGGGTACCGAGCTCGAGGTTGCGGTTGAGATCTGCAACGCAGTGCTCGAGGTATTTGAACCGACTCCAGAGCGCAAGGTCATCCTGAACCTGCCTTCGACTGTCGAAATGGCAACGCCAAACGTCTACGCCGACTCAATCGAGTGGATGGGCCGCCACATCAACCACCGCGAGAATGTCATTATCTCGTTGCACCCGCACAACGACCGCGGCACGGGCGTTGCTGCCGCAGAGTTGGGCTACATGGCCGGCGCCGACCGCATCGAGGGATGCCTGTTTGGCAACGGTGAGCGCACCGGAAACGTTGACCTGGTCGCCCTTGGCCTCAACTTGTTCACTCAGGGCATCGACCCTCAGATCGACTTCAGCAACCTCGACGAGATCCGCAGCAAGGCCGAATACTGCACGCAGCTCCGGGTGCCAGAGCGCAGCCCGTGGGCCGGCGACCTGGTCTACACCGCATTCAGCGGCTCGCACCAGGATGCGATCAAGAAGGGCTTCGAGCGCATGGCCGCAGATGCCGAAGCCGCTGGTGTGACGGTTGACGACATCGAATGGGCTGTTCCGTACCTGCCTATCGACCCGCGCGACGTTGGCCGCAGCTACGAGGCGGTCATCCGCGTCAACTCTCAGTCTGGCAAGGGCGGCGTCGCTTACCTGCTCAAGACCGACCACTCGCTTGACTTGCCGCGTCGCCTGCAGGTGGAGTTCAGCTCGGTTGTTCAGGGCAAGACCGACACGGAGGGCGGCGAGTTCACGAGTGACCAGATTTGGTCGGTGTTCCAGGACGAATACCTGCCCGCGCCCATCGAGCAGTCGCATGCCAAGTGGGGCCGCTATGAGATCACGCGCACGTCGAGTTCGAGCGAGCCAAACGGCGCTACGTCGCTGAGCGTCGCGCTTCGGGTCAACGACGAGGCTGTCACGATCGAGTCGAGTGGAAACGGTCCGGTGGATGCCTTCATCGCCGGCATGCGCGAGCAGGGCCATGACATCACGCTCTACGACTACGTTGAGCATGCCATGAGCGAGGGCGGCGACGCCGTTGCTGCAGCCTACGTAGACCTGAGTGTCGACGGTCACCGCCTGTGGGGTGTCGGCATTGACCCGGACATCACCACGGCAACCCTCAAAGCAATTGTTAGCTCGATCAACCGCTCAATCCGAGTCAACGAGCAGAACTTGGTAGGCGCGAGCGCGTAA
- the pulA gene encoding pullulanase-type alpha-1,6-glucosidase: MSTKPPLSPWNTGFALAATAALIVGTLPLTTAQQATAAPTAVTLVGTFQTEIGCTSDWQTECTNGDLTPVSGGTWASELTLPAGDYEFKTVIGHSFAESYGIDGAEGGENIPLSLAGQSSLRFTYDENSHRMSVTPLDLPGEYSSADDAIVGDPVRQSGTDEQFYFVMTDRFANGDAANDQGGLSGDANQTGFDPTHKGYFHGGDLAGLQQKLDYIEGLGTTAIWLTPSFVNKPVQGTGDQASAGYHGYWITDFTQIDPHLGSNAEMQALIAAAHAKGMKVYFDIITNHTADVIQFREGPVNHDDPVNAYITEAESPYKDPAGNPFNLHEAAVSASQGNPFPSLSPTLSFPKTPFIAPEDANAKTPAWLNDVTNYHNRGNAHFDGGESDTQGDFSGLDDLMTEKPEVVDGFVDVYKAWIDLGIDGFRIDTVKHVNSEFWQQWSPAIMDYAQSVGRDEFYMFGEVYDGNPKTLSSYVTEAKLPGVLDFGFQGAATNYAKGGSAAGMSQLFAGDDYYTTASTSAHAEPTFLGNHDMGRIGMFVSDQSQPLERDEFAHSLMYLTRGQPVIYYGDEQGFTGTGGDQDARQDMFATQVASYADQQTLTGANGGAEHFDQGNQLYTHIAELAQLRANNGALSHGAQIERYVDNGAGVYAFSRVDRDEKVEHLVAVNNSAAARTVTIPALTPSARLNPLYGTDAAPTTGADGTVSVTVPAFGAVVFAADTPLPSAVVDSTDVMVPQPGAKLADRAEVTAAASTAAAAGAYSETSFAYRLAGTADWVPLGTDDDGKPRVFHSTAGLKPGALVEYRAVTVDLSGHATAASSYGFVGVNLSEIPTDESVLVTIPGSLNEAMGCGGNWQPDCAKAALVRDPLTGIYSGTFDLPVGSYEYKVAVGGSWSENYGAKGIRDGANLEFSWTGGPVTFVYNPETHYVTSTAQPPIVVLAGSFQSQLGCVDSSNAPADWQPGCLGAWMTDVNGTGTYTFSTGSLAAGSYEVKVVHGLSWDENYGADGVRGGSNIQFTVEEGKQANFTYTIADHRLQVTSTDIPVLGTEQSRAYWVDQNTLAFPAGDVPKGLSLGNAAFTLGSSATAQVVVSNGQLTGGVLTTLRYAGQLSADQVQRFPALQGYLALKLDDVNREEAAALLSGQLVVSLGDKTKQGPAALAVATGVQTAGVLEDLYAEAATDLTFGTTFSGNTPSFRLWAPTAQQVTLLTWENEAATGEPMRTAMTRDEASGSWAVTGTEAMNNQPYRYELSVYEPIKAPKEQPAPEGHWGASGSTGAVNTIEVTDPASTGLTINSTHSVAVDLADASFKPQLWTDTQAPTVEKAVEQSIYELHVRDFSLSDATVPEEHRGSYLAFTDADSDGMQHLRSLADAGLTTVHLLPTFDIASIEEDRSQQSVPQCDLAALTQAAGGSSSSEQQACIAEIAATDGFNWGYDPLHFDAPEGSYAVDAYGGNRVAEFRSMVGGLHDAGLQVVLDQVFNHTAAAGPDPQSIFDRVVPGYYQRLDSTGKVENSTCCENVATEHAMAGKVMVDSVVTWARDYHVDGFRFDLMGHHSTQNMADLRAALDELTLERDGVDGSSIYLYGEGWNFGEVANNRLFTQASQGNLGGTGIGTFSDRLRDGVRGGGTFGQGLMTGQQDAGAQLSAMNLIQLGMAGNLADYSFTSATNGQPILGKNVLYNGSPGAGYAQSPEEVISYVDAHDNETLFDALTEKLPTDTPMSDKVRLNTLALASTALGQSPLLWHAGTDMLRSKSLDKDSYNSGDWFNEIDWTGQDNGFGRGLPPANRNEQIWAQQAPLLANPELKPSAEDIAAAASASADLLRLRYSTPLFTLGDAGQIQQKVTFPQLGGAAVPGVIAMWVDDTVGADADPMRDGVLVLMNTTAAAQSHVVDGLAGQNLSLSSIQSRGDDATVKQTEWDAGSGSITVPAYTVAVLDALAEEVPVIAPNAPVLNPSDGTHLGGTADRNTTITVYEAETMRVLGSATTTATGTFDVAFEPALASGTEVLVTAKNEIGTESVAVPLRIGLARLVVTGEQTHDATVRQGEQLSVSGIGFQPGEDIVVELHSDVVTLGTAQADGEGAFVLIASIATSQELGAHTVFARGAESGEITAAVEVLAAEESNGGHNGGGNSGGSGNGGLPGSNGSGSHGSGTASNGGATGLAVTGASSPGGQALISWLATALLLAGVGLAVRRRRSSIR, encoded by the coding sequence GTGTCGACGAAGCCACCCCTTTCGCCTTGGAATACCGGATTTGCGCTTGCAGCCACAGCCGCACTGATTGTCGGCACGCTTCCACTCACGACCGCGCAACAGGCAACCGCCGCACCAACGGCCGTCACCCTCGTCGGAACATTCCAGACGGAAATCGGCTGCACGAGCGACTGGCAAACCGAATGCACCAATGGGGATTTGACCCCCGTCTCGGGTGGCACCTGGGCGAGCGAACTTACGCTGCCCGCGGGGGACTACGAGTTCAAAACCGTCATCGGTCACTCCTTTGCTGAATCCTACGGAATCGACGGAGCCGAGGGCGGAGAAAACATCCCCCTGAGCCTCGCAGGGCAGAGCAGCCTGCGTTTCACCTACGACGAGAACAGCCACCGGATGAGCGTGACGCCCCTCGACCTGCCTGGTGAGTACTCATCAGCTGACGACGCGATCGTTGGTGATCCCGTGCGCCAGTCGGGAACCGACGAGCAGTTTTACTTTGTCATGACCGACCGTTTTGCCAACGGAGACGCGGCAAACGATCAGGGTGGTCTCTCAGGAGACGCGAATCAGACCGGCTTTGACCCAACGCATAAGGGCTACTTCCACGGTGGCGATCTTGCCGGCCTGCAGCAGAAACTTGACTACATTGAGGGACTCGGTACGACCGCGATCTGGCTGACCCCATCCTTCGTCAATAAGCCGGTGCAAGGAACCGGCGACCAGGCATCCGCCGGCTACCACGGCTACTGGATTACCGACTTCACCCAGATTGATCCGCACCTTGGCTCTAACGCCGAGATGCAGGCGCTCATCGCCGCGGCCCACGCCAAAGGCATGAAGGTGTACTTCGACATCATCACAAACCACACGGCAGACGTGATCCAGTTCCGCGAGGGGCCCGTCAATCACGACGACCCCGTGAACGCCTACATCACCGAGGCAGAGAGCCCGTACAAGGATCCCGCTGGTAATCCGTTCAACCTGCACGAGGCGGCGGTCTCTGCAAGTCAGGGAAACCCATTTCCATCCCTGAGCCCCACGCTGTCGTTCCCCAAAACGCCGTTTATTGCCCCTGAGGATGCCAATGCCAAGACCCCGGCCTGGCTCAACGACGTAACCAACTATCACAATCGAGGCAACGCGCATTTTGACGGTGGGGAGTCAGATACCCAGGGCGACTTCTCTGGACTCGACGACCTCATGACCGAAAAACCAGAAGTCGTTGATGGCTTTGTTGACGTTTACAAAGCCTGGATTGACCTCGGTATCGACGGCTTCCGCATCGACACGGTGAAGCACGTCAACTCAGAGTTTTGGCAGCAGTGGTCGCCCGCGATCATGGACTACGCGCAGAGTGTCGGCCGCGACGAGTTTTATATGTTTGGCGAGGTATACGACGGGAATCCGAAAACACTGTCGTCATACGTCACCGAGGCAAAGCTCCCCGGTGTGCTCGACTTTGGCTTCCAGGGCGCAGCAACCAATTATGCAAAGGGCGGTTCGGCTGCAGGTATGAGTCAGCTGTTTGCCGGAGACGACTACTACACGACGGCATCCACCTCGGCCCATGCCGAACCAACATTCCTCGGCAATCACGACATGGGTCGCATCGGGATGTTTGTGTCCGATCAGAGCCAGCCGCTTGAGCGCGACGAGTTTGCCCACAGCCTCATGTACCTCACGAGGGGCCAGCCGGTCATCTACTACGGTGACGAGCAGGGGTTCACGGGAACAGGGGGAGACCAGGATGCCCGCCAAGACATGTTCGCAACCCAGGTTGCGTCCTACGCCGACCAGCAGACCCTGACTGGGGCAAACGGTGGGGCTGAACACTTTGACCAGGGCAACCAGCTCTACACGCATATCGCCGAGTTGGCCCAGCTGCGCGCGAACAACGGTGCCCTGAGCCACGGTGCGCAGATCGAGCGATACGTCGATAACGGTGCTGGCGTGTATGCCTTTTCGCGTGTTGATCGCGACGAGAAGGTTGAACACCTTGTTGCTGTTAACAACTCAGCCGCTGCGAGAACGGTGACTATTCCTGCGTTGACGCCCTCGGCTCGCCTGAATCCGCTCTATGGAACGGATGCTGCGCCAACAACCGGCGCCGACGGTACCGTGAGTGTGACGGTTCCCGCGTTTGGGGCCGTGGTCTTTGCGGCGGACACACCGTTGCCGTCTGCAGTGGTTGATTCGACGGACGTGATGGTTCCTCAGCCGGGAGCGAAGCTCGCCGACCGAGCAGAAGTAACCGCAGCTGCCTCGACGGCAGCTGCCGCTGGTGCCTATTCGGAGACCTCATTTGCCTACCGCCTCGCCGGCACCGCCGATTGGGTGCCGCTTGGCACTGACGACGATGGCAAGCCTCGGGTGTTCCACAGCACGGCTGGCCTCAAGCCCGGTGCGCTGGTTGAATATCGCGCGGTGACGGTTGACCTTTCCGGTCACGCGACCGCCGCTTCCAGCTACGGCTTTGTTGGTGTGAACCTGAGCGAGATCCCAACCGATGAGTCGGTGCTCGTCACGATTCCCGGCTCGCTCAACGAGGCAATGGGCTGCGGAGGCAACTGGCAGCCAGACTGTGCAAAGGCCGCGCTCGTGCGAGACCCGCTCACCGGCATCTACTCCGGCACCTTCGATCTCCCCGTCGGCAGCTATGAGTACAAGGTCGCCGTTGGTGGAAGCTGGTCAGAGAATTACGGGGCAAAGGGCATCCGTGATGGAGCAAACCTTGAGTTCTCCTGGACCGGGGGACCCGTCACCTTCGTGTACAACCCAGAGACCCACTACGTCACGTCGACCGCCCAGCCGCCCATAGTGGTGCTCGCCGGTAGTTTCCAATCACAGCTTGGTTGCGTTGACAGTTCCAACGCCCCTGCTGATTGGCAACCTGGCTGTCTTGGGGCCTGGATGACCGACGTAAACGGCACGGGAACCTACACGTTCAGCACGGGCTCGCTTGCCGCTGGTTCTTACGAGGTAAAGGTTGTTCACGGCCTCAGCTGGGACGAAAACTATGGAGCCGACGGCGTTCGCGGCGGAAGCAACATCCAGTTCACGGTTGAGGAAGGCAAACAGGCCAACTTCACCTACACAATTGCGGACCACCGTTTGCAGGTGACGTCGACGGATATTCCCGTACTCGGCACCGAGCAATCGCGGGCATACTGGGTCGACCAGAACACGCTCGCATTCCCGGCCGGCGACGTTCCGAAGGGGCTGAGCCTTGGGAATGCGGCGTTTACCCTTGGCTCGTCGGCCACCGCGCAGGTGGTTGTGAGCAACGGTCAGCTGACCGGCGGAGTGCTCACCACGCTTCGGTACGCAGGCCAACTGAGCGCCGATCAGGTACAGCGATTCCCCGCGCTGCAGGGCTACCTCGCCCTCAAGCTTGACGATGTGAATCGAGAGGAGGCCGCGGCGCTACTCAGCGGGCAGTTGGTTGTCAGCCTTGGGGACAAGACCAAACAGGGGCCAGCTGCTCTCGCCGTCGCGACGGGCGTGCAGACCGCAGGTGTGCTTGAAGACCTCTATGCAGAGGCCGCTACCGATCTCACCTTTGGCACGACCTTTTCAGGGAACACTCCATCATTCCGACTCTGGGCACCCACCGCCCAGCAGGTCACGTTGCTGACCTGGGAGAACGAGGCAGCAACGGGTGAACCGATGCGCACAGCGATGACAAGGGACGAGGCATCCGGCAGCTGGGCGGTCACCGGAACCGAAGCGATGAACAACCAGCCGTACCGTTACGAGCTTTCGGTATATGAGCCAATCAAAGCGCCGAAGGAACAACCGGCTCCCGAGGGCCACTGGGGTGCGTCCGGATCAACCGGAGCCGTCAACACGATTGAAGTGACGGACCCGGCATCCACAGGCCTCACTATCAACTCGACTCACTCGGTTGCGGTTGACCTTGCGGATGCCTCGTTCAAGCCGCAGCTCTGGACAGACACCCAAGCGCCCACGGTCGAGAAGGCTGTCGAACAGTCCATTTACGAGCTGCACGTTCGGGATTTCTCGCTGAGCGACGCGACCGTTCCAGAAGAGCACCGCGGCAGCTACCTCGCGTTTACCGATGCCGATTCCGATGGGATGCAGCACCTGCGTTCGCTTGCGGATGCCGGGCTCACCACCGTTCACCTGCTGCCAACCTTTGACATCGCCTCGATTGAGGAGGATCGCAGCCAGCAATCCGTTCCTCAGTGCGATTTGGCAGCGCTCACGCAGGCGGCTGGCGGATCATCCTCATCCGAGCAACAGGCGTGCATCGCCGAGATCGCGGCGACGGACGGCTTCAACTGGGGCTACGACCCACTGCACTTCGATGCGCCTGAGGGCTCGTATGCGGTGGATGCCTACGGCGGCAACCGAGTCGCTGAGTTCCGATCCATGGTTGGCGGGCTGCACGATGCCGGCCTCCAGGTGGTGCTTGACCAGGTCTTCAACCACACCGCAGCAGCTGGGCCAGACCCACAATCGATCTTTGATCGTGTTGTGCCCGGCTACTACCAGCGCCTTGACAGTACCGGCAAGGTGGAGAACTCAACCTGTTGCGAAAACGTGGCAACCGAGCACGCCATGGCAGGGAAAGTCATGGTCGATTCGGTGGTCACCTGGGCGCGTGACTACCACGTTGACGGGTTCCGCTTTGATCTCATGGGTCACCACAGCACGCAGAACATGGCCGACCTTCGGGCTGCGCTTGACGAGCTCACGCTTGAGCGCGATGGCGTTGATGGTTCCTCCATTTACCTCTACGGTGAAGGCTGGAATTTCGGAGAGGTTGCCAATAATCGGCTATTTACGCAGGCGAGCCAGGGCAATCTTGGTGGCACCGGCATAGGAACCTTCTCCGACCGCCTTCGTGACGGCGTACGCGGCGGCGGCACCTTTGGCCAAGGACTCATGACGGGGCAGCAGGATGCTGGTGCACAGCTCTCCGCGATGAACCTCATCCAGCTTGGGATGGCAGGCAACCTCGCCGACTATTCATTCACCTCGGCAACCAACGGTCAACCTATTCTTGGCAAAAACGTGCTCTACAACGGGTCGCCTGGAGCCGGGTACGCGCAGTCGCCAGAAGAAGTCATTTCGTATGTTGACGCGCACGATAATGAAACGCTCTTCGACGCGCTTACCGAGAAACTCCCGACCGATACTCCCATGAGCGACAAGGTACGTCTGAACACGCTCGCGCTGGCGAGCACCGCGCTCGGGCAATCGCCCTTGCTGTGGCACGCTGGAACCGACATGCTTCGGTCCAAGTCACTTGATAAAGACTCCTATAACTCGGGAGACTGGTTCAACGAGATCGACTGGACCGGGCAAGACAACGGTTTTGGCAGGGGCCTTCCGCCAGCCAACCGCAACGAGCAGATTTGGGCGCAGCAGGCTCCGCTGCTTGCGAATCCGGAGCTGAAACCCTCGGCTGAGGACATCGCCGCCGCCGCAAGTGCGAGCGCCGACCTGCTGCGGCTGCGCTACTCAACGCCGCTCTTCACCCTTGGCGACGCGGGGCAGATCCAACAGAAGGTGACCTTCCCTCAGCTCGGAGGGGCTGCGGTTCCTGGCGTCATCGCGATGTGGGTCGACGACACTGTTGGCGCTGACGCTGACCCGATGCGGGACGGCGTGCTCGTGCTGATGAACACAACTGCCGCGGCCCAGTCACATGTGGTTGACGGGTTGGCAGGGCAGAATCTGAGCCTGTCAAGCATCCAATCGCGCGGAGACGATGCAACGGTCAAGCAGACCGAGTGGGATGCTGGGTCCGGCTCGATTACGGTGCCCGCCTACACGGTTGCCGTGCTCGACGCGCTGGCCGAAGAGGTGCCAGTTATTGCCCCAAATGCGCCGGTCCTCAACCCGAGTGACGGAACACATCTGGGCGGAACGGCGGATCGCAACACCACGATCACGGTTTACGAGGCGGAGACGATGCGGGTCCTCGGGAGCGCAACCACAACCGCAACGGGAACGTTTGACGTGGCATTTGAGCCGGCTCTTGCCAGCGGGACCGAGGTCTTGGTGACCGCGAAGAATGAGATCGGTACTGAGTCTGTTGCCGTTCCGCTCCGGATTGGACTCGCCAGACTCGTGGTGACGGGAGAACAAACACACGACGCAACCGTTCGGCAGGGTGAACAGCTGAGCGTGAGCGGCATCGGATTCCAGCCGGGTGAAGACATTGTTGTTGAGCTGCACTCTGACGTTGTGACGCTCGGCACGGCTCAGGCGGATGGCGAGGGCGCGTTTGTGCTCATAGCCAGCATCGCCACCAGTCAGGAGCTTGGTGCGCACACCGTGTTTGCCCGTGGCGCCGAGAGCGGGGAAATTACCGCAGCCGTTGAGGTACTTGCGGCAGAAGAGAGCAACGGCGGTCATAACGGAGGTGGCAACTCTGGCGGCTCCGGCAACGGCGGCCTGCCCGGCTCCAACGGTTCCGGCTCTCATGGTTCAGGCACAGCAAGTAACGGCGGGGCCACCGGACTCGCCGTCACCGGAGCATCCTCTCCGGGAGGCCAAGCCCTCATCAGCTGGCTCGCAACCGCGCTGTTGCTGGCCGGTGTTGGGCTAGCAGTGCGGCGTAGGCGTTCGAGCATCCGATAG
- the era gene encoding GTPase Era — translation MTDSSNSTGGDEPIFDGQDAGGAAQATPVTHEPASAESAAAEQPQKKRKPRGGTPAPEYRAGFVSFIGRPNVGKSTLTNALVKEKIAITSDKPQTTRKAIRGIVHRTDGQIIVVDTPGIHRPRTLLGERLNALVKSTLGDVDVIGFCVPANEKIGPGDRFINEQLDLFPRAKKVAILTKMDVSKPNDAIEQLAELGEMREWDAIIPLSAYTGDQINILSDELVKLMPVSQQLYPDEAVTDEVKDDRIAEYIREAALDGVRDELPHSIAVMVEDTIERDDKDMVEIYATIYVERDSQKAIIIGHKGSRLRDVGKVSRAQIEPLVGKKVFLSLHVKVAKDWQKDPRMLGRLGF, via the coding sequence ATGACCGACAGCAGCAATTCAACGGGTGGCGACGAGCCAATCTTCGACGGTCAGGATGCCGGGGGCGCGGCGCAGGCAACGCCAGTGACCCACGAGCCTGCTTCAGCCGAATCTGCGGCGGCCGAGCAGCCCCAAAAGAAACGTAAACCCCGCGGCGGAACACCAGCGCCAGAATACCGCGCCGGCTTTGTCTCCTTCATCGGGCGCCCCAACGTTGGAAAATCAACGCTCACAAACGCCCTCGTGAAAGAAAAAATCGCCATCACAAGCGATAAGCCACAAACGACCCGCAAGGCTATTCGTGGCATCGTGCACCGCACCGACGGGCAGATTATCGTAGTTGATACGCCAGGCATCCACCGCCCACGGACCCTGCTTGGCGAGCGGCTCAACGCGCTCGTGAAGAGCACGCTCGGCGATGTTGACGTCATCGGATTCTGCGTGCCTGCCAACGAGAAGATCGGGCCGGGGGACCGCTTCATCAACGAGCAGCTCGACCTGTTTCCTCGGGCAAAGAAGGTCGCCATCCTGACCAAAATGGATGTCTCCAAGCCGAACGACGCCATCGAGCAGCTCGCCGAGCTGGGGGAGATGCGCGAGTGGGATGCGATCATCCCGCTGTCTGCGTACACCGGCGACCAGATCAACATCCTGTCGGACGAACTCGTGAAGCTCATGCCCGTTTCGCAGCAGCTCTACCCGGATGAGGCCGTCACCGACGAGGTCAAGGATGACCGCATCGCCGAGTACATTCGCGAGGCCGCCCTCGATGGCGTGCGAGACGAGCTGCCTCACTCGATTGCGGTGATGGTCGAAGACACCATCGAGCGCGACGACAAGGACATGGTCGAGATTTACGCAACGATCTACGTGGAGCGCGACAGTCAGAAGGCAATCATCATCGGCCACAAGGGTTCGCGCCTGCGCGATGTTGGCAAGGTATCGCGCGCCCAGATCGAGCCGCTCGTTGGCAAGAAGGTGTTTCTCTCGCTGCACGTGAAGGTCGCGAAGGACTGGCAGAAAGACCCGCGGATGCTGGGGCGCTTGGGTTTCTAG